Part of the Nocardioides perillae genome is shown below.
CTTCTCGAGCGCCGCGACGACGTCCGGGTCGGGGTGGGCGGCGAGGGCGCGGTCGAGGACCGAGCGCACCCCGGCCAGGTCGCGCGCCGTGGACTGCCAGGCGCGCACCACGGCGGCCTCCAGGTCCAGGGGCTGGGAGGCGAGCTCGCCCTCGATGCGGCCGGCGAGGCGGGTGTGCCACTTCAGCGACAGCGCGCCGAGCAGGTCGAGGTCGTCGCGGAAGGTCTCGCTGACCCCGGCCACGTCGGTGGGGAGGATGCCGTCGCGGCGCTGGTCGGCGCGCTCGACGACGGTGCGGAGGACGTCTCCGCGGCGGTGATAGGACGTCCAGGTCATGGTTGCTCCTACTCGGGGTTCACCTTCGTACTCTCGGTACGTACCCACGGTAGGCAGACGTACCCGCGGTATCCAACGTCCGGCGCGGTGACCCTCGGCACAGGACCGGTGATGTGCGCAACAGGGCTCGCAGGTGACCCCCACCACACCGGCCCGGCGCGCGAACCTAGACTGGCCGGCATGCCGAAGCCCGCAGCCTCCAAGCTGCTGCGCCCGAAGGTCCCGTCCGTGCCCGGCGCGAGCCGCCGCCAGCAGTACTCCGCCTCCACCAAGCGCGCCCTTGTCGACGTCGCCGAGGAGCTCTTCACCGAGAACGGCTACGCCGGCACGTCCCTCGACGCGATCGTCGCGGGCGCACGGGTCACGAAGGGCGCGCTCTACCACCACTTCAGCGGCAAGCAGGCGCTCTTCGAGGCGGTCTTCGAGCGGGTCGAGGCCGACGCGACCAAGCGCGTCACGAAGGCGCTCAAGGGACACCGTGACCCCTGGGAGAAGGCGCTGGCCGGCCTGCGCTGCTTCCTCGAGGTCGTGAAGCAGCCGACCTACCGCCGCGTCGTGGTGCAGGACGGTCCGGCCGTGCTCGGCTACGAGCGCTTCCGCGAGCAGGAGGAGCGCTCGACCTTCTCCACCGTG
Proteins encoded:
- a CDS encoding TetR/AcrR family transcriptional regulator, with the translated sequence MPKPAASKLLRPKVPSVPGASRRQQYSASTKRALVDVAEELFTENGYAGTSLDAIVAGARVTKGALYHHFSGKQALFEAVFERVEADATKRVTKALKGHRDPWEKALAGLRCFLEVVKQPTYRRVVVQDGPAVLGYERFREQEERSTFSTVLDIVRSALSAGAWDLDEEMVETFSRIFFGAMSSAGEHVASSDDPAAAAVRVETAIGLILAGLRALVESGGGNPTAEDGEAGAELPDGVLDDAIDDDPDLDPDAGEDAADEDGEDGEDPRA